A section of the Festucalex cinctus isolate MCC-2025b chromosome 9, RoL_Fcin_1.0, whole genome shotgun sequence genome encodes:
- the LOC144025475 gene encoding ribosomal protein S6 kinase alpha-6 isoform X3 has product MVWNLQTCKQVCVTRQQGQDNDSFEAFQTEGKLYLILDFLRGGDVFTRLSKEVMFTEEDVKFYLAELALALDHLHNLGIVYRDLKPENILLDEAGHVKLTDFGLSKESVDADKKAYSFCGTVEYMAPEVVNRRGHTQSADWWSLGVLMFEMLTGTLPFQGKDRNETMNMILKAKLGMPQFLSLEAQSLLRMLFKRNPTNRLGAGPDGVEEIKRHAFFSTIDWNKLYRRELQPPFKPAAGKPDDTFCFDPEFTAKTPKDSPGIPPSANAHQLFKGFSFVAPTPMDENKSSPLLSIIPIVQMHAGSKFLDLYELQEDIGVGSYSICKRCVHRVSAVDYAVKIIDKSKRDPSEEIEILMRYGQHPNIITLKDVYDEGRYVYLVTELLKGGELLDKILRQKFFSEREASAVLYHITKTVDYLHCQGVVHRDLKPSNILYMDDSGNPDSIRICDFGFAKQLRGGNGLLLTPCYTANFVAPEVLMRQGYDAACDIWSLGVLLYTMLAGYTPFANGPNDTPEEILLRIGSGKFSLTGGNWDTVSDTSKDLLSHMLHVDPHQRYTAEQVLKHSWISCRDALPHFQLTRHDAPHLVKGAMAATYSALSQKTSQPVLEPVAASSLAQRRSMKKLTSTDM; this is encoded by the exons CCTTTCAGACGGAAGGGAAACTGTATTTAATACTGGACTTTCTCAGGGGAGGAGATGTATTCACTCGCTTATCCAAAGAG GTTATGTTTACAGAGGAAGATGTGAAATTCTACCTTGCAGAGCTGGCTCTGGCCCTTGACCACCTGCACAACTTGGGCATAGTTTACAGAGACCTCAAGCCGGAGAA TATCTTACTTGATGAAGCTGGACATGTAAAGTTAACAG ACTTTGGCCTGAGCAAAGAGTCAGTGGATGCTGATAAGAAGGCTTATTCTTTCTGTGGTACGGTGGAGTATATGGCCCCTGAGGTGGTCAACAGGAGAGGACATACGCAGAGTGCCGACTGGTGGTCGCTGGGAGTATTAATG TTTGAGATGCTAACGGGGACGTTACCCTTCCAAGGGAAAGATCGCAATGAGACCATGAACATGATTCTCAA AGCAAAGTTAGGAATGCCTCAGTTCCTTAGTTTGGAAGCTCAGAGTTTGCTGAGGATGCTGTTCAAACGTAACCCAACAAACAGACTAG GGGCCGGACCCGACGGTGTGGAGGAGATCAAACGCCACGCTTTCTTCTCCACCATTGACTGGAAT AAACTGTACAGGAGAGAACTACAGCCCCCGTTCAAGCCGGCGGCAGGTAAACCAGATGACACGTTCTGTTTCGACCCAGAGTTCACCGCAAAGACACCTAAAG ACTCCCCAGGTATCCCTCCCAGTGCGAACGCCCACCAGCTCTTCAAAGGCTTCAGTTTTGTTGCTCCAACGCCGATGGATGAAAACAAGAGTTCCCCACTCCTTAGTATAATCCCGATAGTTCAG ATGCATGCGGGGTCCAAGTTCTTGGATCTATACGAGCTGCAGGAGGACATAGGAGTCGGCTCCTATTCCATTTGTAAACGCTGTGTACACCGAGTCTCTGCCGTGGACTATGCTGTGAAG ATTATAGACAAAAGTAAGAGGGACCCCTCCGAGGAGATTGAAATCCTGATGAGATACGGCCAACATCCTAACATCATTACACTCAAGGAC GTGTATGACGAGGGCAGGTATGTTTACCTGGTGACGGAGCTGTTGAAGGGCGGAGAACTTCTAGACAAGATCCTCAGGCAAAAGTTTTTCTCTGAGCGAGAGGCCAGTGCTGTGCTTTACCACATCACGAAGACTGTTGACTACCTCCACTGTCAAGGG GTAGTTCATCGAGACCTGAAGCCCAGCAACATTCTGTATATGGACGACTCCGGGAATCCGGACTCAATCAGGATCTGCGACTTTGGTTTTGCAAAGCAGCTTCGGGGGGGCAACGGTCTGCTCCTCACACCTTGTTATACCGCTAACTTTGTGGCACCAGAG GTACTAATGCGGCAAGGTTATGATGCAGCCTGTGATATATGGAGTCTTGGAGTTCTTTTATATACAATGTTGGCTGG GTACACACCATTTGCAAATGGGCCAAATGACACACCAGAAGAGATTCTTCTTCGAATAGGCTCCGGAAAGTTCTCTTTGACAGGCGGCAACTGGGATACTGTGTCAGACACCTCAAAG GACCTCCTGTCCCACATGCTCCATGTGGATCCTCACCAGCGATACACGGCAGAGCAGGTTCTCAAGCATTCCTGGATTTCCTGCAGAGATGCACTGCCACACTTCCAGCTTACACGCCATGATGCACCACACCTCGTCAAG GGAGCCATGGCTGCCACTTATTCAGCGCTGAGTCAGAAGACAAGCCAGCCCGTGCTGGAACCTGTGGCCGCGTCCAGTTTAGCCCAGCGACGCAGCATGAAGAAACTCACCTCAACAGACATGTAG